Proteins encoded within one genomic window of Bacteroides sedimenti:
- the recO gene encoding DNA repair protein RecO has protein sequence MLQKTIGIVLHSIKYNDTTNIVELYTELSGRASFLIKIPRSRKSGVKPALFQPLSIMELEVENRPTSNLQRIKEARSYYPFASLPFDPYKSAIALFLAEFLYRALREEAENHPLFAYLVHSIQWLDGQEKGFANFHLVFLMRLSRFLGLYPNLENYQAGDYFDLLNGCFVTKRPFHNSFIEPTDAARLEKLMRMNYDTMHLFGMSRVERNRCLQTIIDYYRLHLPEFPELKSLDVLKELFD, from the coding sequence CATTCTATAAAATACAATGATACAACGAATATTGTGGAACTCTACACGGAGTTGTCAGGACGTGCTTCTTTTCTGATAAAGATTCCTCGATCGCGTAAATCCGGAGTAAAGCCGGCTTTGTTTCAGCCTCTTTCCATTATGGAGCTCGAAGTGGAAAATCGTCCGACCTCAAATCTCCAACGAATAAAAGAGGCCCGGTCTTATTATCCGTTTGCTTCTTTACCTTTTGACCCTTACAAATCAGCCATAGCTCTCTTTCTGGCCGAGTTCCTTTACAGGGCTCTTCGGGAAGAAGCGGAGAACCATCCGCTATTTGCCTATCTTGTTCATTCCATCCAATGGCTCGACGGACAGGAAAAAGGGTTTGCAAATTTCCATCTGGTCTTTCTGATGCGTCTCTCCCGTTTCCTGGGACTTTACCCCAATTTAGAAAACTACCAAGCGGGTGATTATTTTGATTTGCTGAACGGCTGTTTTGTTACCAAACGACCATTTCACAACTCTTTTATTGAACCGACAGATGCTGCCCGGTTGGAGAAACTGATGCGGATGAACTACGACACGATGCATCTTTTTGGTATGTCGCGAGTGGAACGTAACCGCTGTCTGCAGACCATTATTGATTATTACCGCCTGCATTTGCCGGAATTTCCTGAACTAAAATCACTCGACGTATTGAAGGAACTTTTCGACTAA